The stretch of DNA CCATTGCGCAATATTCCTCACTGCTGCCTCCCGTAGGAGTCTGGACCGTGTCTCAGTTCCAGTGTGGCTGATCATCCTCTCAGACCAGCTAACCATCGTAGCCTTGGTAGGCCATTACCCTACCAACTAGCTAATGGTACGCGGACTCATCTTTCAGCAAAAGCTTGTAAACAGAGGCCTTCTTTGACTAAGCAACAGTAGTCACTCAGTATTATCCGGTATTAGCGCACCTTTCGGTACGTTATTCCCAACTAAAAGGCAGATTATCCACGCGTTACTCACCCGTGCGCCACTTTACTCATCAGCCGAAGCCAACTTTCTCGTACGACTTGCATGTGTTAGGCACGCCGCCAGCGTTAGTTCTGAGCCAGGATCAAACTCTCCAGTTTTAATCCTGTAAAGGAAGATTGCTCTTCCTTATTAAACTCGCTTGACATTTCAATAAATTAATAGGACCCACAAATTCATTTTCCCACTATTCAATTTCCAAAGAGCCTTCTTGAAACGAGCCATGACATTTAAATCAATTTGATTTTCTTGTCAAGCTTAATTTTCAATTTTTTTATTTCGTCAGTAACCAGGAATCATCCGACAACTAAGAGTAAAACCATCGGTGAACATGTTGAAAACTTCAACTACCTTCAAGCACATCTCTGACGAACAGAAGTGAGCTTCTACTCCCTATGGCAAAAACTGTCAAGAAATAATTTTAATTATTTTATAATTATTTTACAAAAAATTATATACGCAATTATAACAAATACTTATATAATAAATATTTATCAAACAAATCTGGAACAATTTTAAAATTCAGAACGATTTGGCCCAGGCTTCAAACCTGTCATACCAAACAATTTTAATCAACCTAAATAATTAATAATAAAAGTAAGTTATCGCTGAAAATACCCTGCAGCCGCCATTGCTTTTTATCATAAAAAAAGCCCCTGAATCAATGAACATTCAGGGGCTTTGCAAATCTCTTCACGGCCTGAAAATATCCAGGACCTATCATAAAATCATACTCTTAAATTACTGAGCCAGAGCGCCGGTAAACATTTCTTCAAAACACCCGTTAACTGCAGCCGGTTCACCTGCCGTAATATAGTCCAGATAGCCGGTAAGATGCTTCAATTCCGTCCCCAGATAGAACTTGTCCGACACGATTTTACCGTAATAGAAGGCAGCCTCGGCGTTTTCCCGGGCCTTGGCAACAACCGCCTCTCCTTCGATACCGCCGGCAATAGCCTGGAGCTTAGGAATAGCAATAGACATGGACCACAAATGCATCCAGGCGTGCGCTACCATTCTCATCGCCTGCTGCAGAGGCTGGGCAACCGCCAGAATATCGAGTATCTTCTTCTGGTCACGCAATGCAGCCAGATGCTGCACGGTTGCATCCATTTTTTCAACGGCGGATTTCATGGCCGTGATGTATTTTTCATCAACAACACCCTGGGCTTTTTCACAGGTCTCTGCGATTCTCTTTTTGAAGACCTTGAAGTTAAACATATCCGGATTCATGAGCAGCTTTCTCATCGTCAAATCCATCGACTGAATGCCGTTGGTGCCTTCATAAATGGCCAGAATCTTACAATCGCGCGCCAGTTGCTCGACGGGATATTCCGAACAGTAACCATAACCGCCGTAAATCTGCATGGCTTCTGATGTCACCAGCCACGCCAGATCGGAATTGCCCGCTTTGCACAGCGGAATTAGAAATTCCAGCAGTGCGGAAGCTTCCTTGGCCACATCGCCCTTGTCCGCATGAGCCACATCGGCGGAATAAGCGGCAAGCAGGGTCAGCATTCTCATGGCTTCCACCTGCGACTTCATCCACAGAAGCATCCTGCGGACATCGGGATGTTTAATGATCGGCACAGAGGTAAAATCGCCCTTTTTGGCCGGATCCGCACCCTGAATTCTGTTTTTTGCGTACGTGACGGCATGCATATACGCCGAGCTGGCGGTCCCCAATGCCTGCTGAGAAACGTCCAGACGCGCTTCGTTCATCATCTGGAACATGATCTTCATACCCTGACGTTCCTGCCCTAATAACCAACCGACACATTGATCATTGTCGCCGAAAGAGAGTGAACACGTGGCCGACCCTTTGATGCCCATTTTGTGCTCAATGCCCGTTGTCGACATATCATTAGGCTTGCCGACACTGCCGTCGGGGTTCACAAAGAATTTAGGAACAACGAAAATGGAAATGCCGGGCGTTCCGGGAGGATCACCGTCAATTCTTGCCAGTACGGGATGGATGATGTTTTCATACAGATCATTGTCACCGGCGGTGATGAAGATTTT from Deltaproteobacteria bacterium HGW-Deltaproteobacteria-6 encodes:
- a CDS encoding acyl-CoA dehydrogenase; this translates as MRSKIMALNPLLDSRDLRFVLFEALDADKLNQYEKFADFDKDTYEATLELAEQIAVEQVYPANAEADKTGAQYDPATKTVKIPEGFHKAMKSYTESGFSGLSNGPEFGGTGMPETIYRAVMEYFCAAGVAFSSYDTLKVGACNLIINHGSDELKKIYVEKMVAGIWGGTMCLTEPGAGSDVGALKTRAVKQADGTYRITGQKIFITAGDNDLYENIIHPVLARIDGDPPGTPGISIFVVPKFFVNPDGSVGKPNDMSTTGIEHKMGIKGSATCSLSFGDNDQCVGWLLGQERQGMKIMFQMMNEARLDVSQQALGTASSAYMHAVTYAKNRIQGADPAKKGDFTSVPIIKHPDVRRMLLWMKSQVEAMRMLTLLAAYSADVAHADKGDVAKEASALLEFLIPLCKAGNSDLAWLVTSEAMQIYGGYGYCSEYPVEQLARDCKILAIYEGTNGIQSMDLTMRKLLMNPDMFNFKVFKKRIAETCEKAQGVVDEKYITAMKSAVEKMDATVQHLAALRDQKKILDILAVAQPLQQAMRMVAHAWMHLWSMSIAIPKLQAIAGGIEGEAVVAKARENAEAAFYYGKIVSDKFYLGTELKHLTGYLDYITAGEPAAVNGCFEEMFTGALAQ